In Flavobacterium lacustre, a genomic segment contains:
- a CDS encoding polyprenyl synthetase family protein → MHSIYQYQQFISDYLQSQYTIKEPKNLYEPIHYILDLGGKRMRPVLTLMSAEVFDADYKKALPAALAVEVFHNFSLVHDDIMDAAPLRRGNETVHEKWNINTAILSGDAMLILAYQYFEQYEPTVFRDLAKLFGKTALEVCEGQQWDVDFETRKDVTIPEYLKMIEYKTAVLVAAAMKMGAIVAETSCENANLIYDFGLNLGLAFQLQDDYLDAFGDPETFGKQVGGDIIENKKTYLYLKAVEFASPQEREKLLYLFSNHPDDSTNKIQEVKEIFNATGASKATQQAIQDYTLKAFETLQKINIDNEKKDKLQSFGENLMGRKV, encoded by the coding sequence ATGCATTCTATTTACCAGTATCAGCAATTTATTTCGGATTATTTACAATCGCAATACACCATCAAGGAGCCTAAGAACTTGTATGAACCCATACATTATATTTTAGACCTTGGAGGCAAAAGAATGCGTCCTGTTCTGACTTTAATGAGTGCGGAAGTTTTTGATGCCGATTATAAAAAGGCTTTGCCGGCTGCTTTGGCGGTAGAAGTTTTTCATAATTTTTCGTTGGTTCATGATGATATTATGGATGCTGCGCCTTTGCGAAGAGGTAACGAAACTGTTCATGAAAAATGGAATATCAATACTGCTATTCTTTCGGGAGATGCGATGTTGATTTTGGCGTATCAATATTTTGAGCAATACGAACCGACAGTTTTCAGGGATTTGGCAAAATTATTTGGTAAAACAGCATTAGAAGTTTGTGAAGGACAACAATGGGATGTAGATTTTGAAACCCGAAAAGACGTTACCATTCCGGAATATCTCAAAATGATCGAATATAAAACCGCTGTTCTAGTTGCTGCGGCAATGAAAATGGGCGCAATTGTAGCAGAAACATCATGTGAAAATGCCAATTTAATTTATGATTTCGGATTGAATTTAGGATTAGCATTTCAGTTGCAAGATGATTATTTAGATGCTTTTGGAGATCCTGAAACCTTTGGAAAACAAGTTGGAGGAGATATTATTGAAAACAAAAAAACCTATTTATACCTTAAAGCTGTTGAGTTTGCCAGCCCGCAAGAAAGAGAAAAATTATTGTATTTATTCTCTAATCATCCGGACGACAGCACCAATAAAATACAAGAAGTTAAGGAGATTTTCAATGCAACCGGAGCTTCAAAAGCTACACAGCAAGCGATTCAGGATTACACTTTGAAAGCATTTGAAACCTTACAGAAAATCAATATTGATAACGAGAAAAAAGACAAATTACAGTCTTTTGGCGAGAACTTGATGGGAAGAAAAGTCTAG
- a CDS encoding 2-oxoglutarate dehydrogenase E1 component: protein MDRFSFLNAAHTEFFAQLYDQYLENPDSVEPSWRSFFQGFDFGMATYNDENPVTYIANVASGNVESTLVSEKLQKEFNVLKLIDGYRSRGHLFTKTNPVRERRSSTPTLDIENFGLSKSDLNTVFDAAKVIKIAPCSLQKIITHLETIYCQHIGVEYMYIRKPEVIDWIQNKLGVNDNQPNFSVDEKKAILNKLNQAVSFENFLHTKYVGQKRFSLEGGESIIPALDALIEKAAEKGVEQFVMGMAHRGRLNVLANIFGKSTQDIFGEFDGKDYDQEYFDGDVKYHLGLTADKKTSTGKSININLAPNPSHLETVGAVIEGITRAKQDKYFPDDFSKVLPIAVHGDAAIAGQGILYEIVQMAQLDGYKTGGTIHIVINNQVGFTTNYLDARSSKYCTDVAKVTLSPVLHVNADDAEAVVHAMSFALDFRMQFGCDVFIDLLGYRKYGHNEGDEPRFTQPVLYKIIAKHQNPRDIYAAKLLAEGVIGDTFVKDLETAYKQDLDDNLQASRKKDLTIITPFMKNEWSGFEQVTDTQMLQKVDTTFSKDGLTAIANVICNLPEDKKFISKIQKLINDRKTMFFETNKLDWAMAEHLAYGSLLTEGYDVRISGQDVERGTFSHRHAVVKVEDSEEEVTLLNNLEGKNGKFNIFNSLLSEYGVLGFDYGYALANPKTLTIWEAQFGDFSNGAQIMIDQYISCGEDKWNNQNGIVLLLPHGYEGQGAEHSSARMERYLQLCARHNMYVADCTTPANFFHLLRRQMKTTFRKPLIVFTPKSLLRDPRVVSSVEEFATGSFQETFDDETVNKAEVKTLVFCTGKFYYDITAERENNGRKDVAVVRIEQLFPLPVEQLKAIIAKYPNADDYVWAQEEPKNMGAYSYMLMNFDLVKWRLASLKAYSAPAAGSYTRAKRRQADAIRMVFDKNLFR from the coding sequence ATGGATAGGTTTTCATTTTTAAACGCAGCACACACCGAATTTTTTGCACAATTATACGATCAATATTTAGAAAATCCAGACAGCGTTGAGCCAAGCTGGAGAAGTTTTTTTCAAGGTTTTGACTTTGGAATGGCAACTTATAATGACGAAAATCCAGTAACTTACATTGCAAATGTAGCGTCTGGAAATGTTGAAAGCACCCTTGTGTCAGAAAAACTTCAAAAAGAATTTAATGTTTTGAAATTAATTGATGGCTACAGATCTCGTGGGCATTTGTTTACTAAAACCAATCCGGTTAGAGAACGAAGAAGTTCGACTCCAACTTTAGATATTGAAAATTTTGGACTTTCGAAATCCGATTTAAACACGGTTTTTGATGCTGCAAAAGTGATTAAAATCGCGCCTTGTTCGCTACAAAAGATTATCACTCATTTAGAAACTATTTATTGCCAACACATCGGGGTGGAGTATATGTATATTCGTAAACCTGAAGTGATTGATTGGATTCAAAATAAATTGGGTGTTAATGACAATCAGCCTAATTTTTCGGTTGACGAAAAGAAAGCTATTTTAAATAAATTAAATCAAGCCGTTTCTTTCGAGAATTTCTTGCATACAAAATACGTAGGTCAAAAACGTTTTTCACTTGAAGGGGGAGAATCTATTATTCCTGCGCTTGACGCTTTAATTGAAAAAGCTGCAGAAAAAGGAGTAGAACAGTTTGTGATGGGTATGGCTCACCGTGGACGTTTGAATGTTTTGGCCAATATATTTGGTAAATCTACACAAGATATCTTCGGAGAATTTGATGGTAAAGATTACGATCAGGAATATTTTGATGGTGATGTAAAATACCATTTAGGGCTTACAGCCGATAAAAAAACAAGCACTGGAAAAAGCATTAATATCAATTTAGCGCCAAATCCTTCTCATCTTGAAACAGTGGGAGCTGTAATTGAAGGGATTACCAGAGCAAAACAAGATAAATATTTCCCGGATGATTTTTCTAAAGTATTACCAATTGCCGTTCACGGTGATGCTGCAATTGCAGGTCAGGGTATTCTTTATGAAATTGTACAAATGGCGCAACTTGACGGCTACAAAACCGGAGGTACGATTCATATCGTAATCAATAACCAAGTTGGTTTTACAACAAATTATTTAGACGCTCGTTCTTCTAAGTATTGTACAGATGTTGCCAAAGTAACCTTATCGCCCGTTTTACACGTAAATGCAGATGATGCAGAAGCAGTTGTTCACGCCATGTCATTTGCATTAGATTTCAGAATGCAATTTGGATGTGATGTATTTATAGATTTATTAGGATATAGAAAATACGGACATAACGAAGGTGATGAACCTCGTTTTACACAGCCTGTTTTATACAAAATCATTGCAAAACATCAAAATCCAAGAGATATTTATGCGGCTAAACTATTAGCAGAAGGAGTAATTGGAGATACTTTTGTTAAGGATTTAGAAACAGCCTATAAACAAGATTTAGATGACAATCTTCAAGCATCACGTAAAAAAGATTTGACGATAATTACTCCGTTTATGAAAAATGAATGGAGCGGATTTGAACAAGTTACCGATACGCAAATGCTGCAAAAAGTAGATACTACTTTTTCTAAAGATGGACTTACGGCAATTGCAAATGTGATTTGTAATCTACCGGAAGACAAGAAATTTATCAGTAAAATTCAGAAACTAATCAACGACAGAAAAACAATGTTTTTCGAAACCAATAAGTTGGATTGGGCTATGGCCGAACATTTGGCATATGGTTCACTTTTAACCGAAGGATACGATGTACGTATATCTGGGCAGGATGTGGAACGTGGAACTTTTTCTCACCGTCATGCGGTTGTTAAGGTAGAAGATTCAGAGGAAGAAGTTACTCTGTTGAATAATTTAGAAGGGAAAAACGGAAAATTCAATATTTTCAATTCGCTTTTATCAGAATATGGAGTTTTAGGTTTTGATTATGGATATGCTTTAGCGAATCCAAAAACACTAACAATTTGGGAAGCACAGTTTGGAGATTTCAGTAATGGAGCCCAAATTATGATTGACCAATATATTTCTTGTGGAGAAGACAAATGGAATAATCAAAACGGTATTGTTTTATTATTGCCTCACGGATATGAAGGGCAGGGAGCGGAACACTCTTCGGCAAGAATGGAACGTTATTTACAACTTTGCGCCAGACATAATATGTATGTTGCAGATTGTACAACGCCAGCCAACTTTTTTCACTTGTTGAGAAGACAAATGAAAACTACTTTCCGTAAGCCACTTATTGTGTTTACACCAAAGAGTTTATTGCGTGATCCAAGAGTAGTTTCTTCTGTTGAAGAATTTGCAACAGGTAGTTTCCAAGAAACATTCGATGATGAAACAGTGAATAAAGCCGAGGTGAAAACACTGGTTTTCTGTACCGGAAAATTCTATTATGACATCACTGCCGAAAGAGAAAATAACGGTCGTAAAGATGTGGCAGTTGTTAGAATTGAACAATTATTCCCATTACCGGTAGAACAATTAAAAGCGATTATCGCTAAATATCCAAATGCTGATGATTATGTTTGGGCACAAGAAGAACCAAAAAACATGGGAGCTTACAGTTACATGTTGATGAATTTTGATTTGGTGAAATGGAGATTAGCTTCGTTAAAAGCATATTCCGCACCGGCAGCAGGAAGTTATACTCGTGCAAAACGTCGTCAGGCAGATGCTATCAGAATGGTTTTTGATAAAAATTTATTTAGATAG
- the odhB gene encoding 2-oxoglutarate dehydrogenase complex dihydrolipoyllysine-residue succinyltransferase, which produces MILEMKVPSPGESIKEVEIATWLVKDGDYVEKDQAIAEVDSDKATLELPAEASGIITLKAEEGDAVAVGAVVCLIDTSAAKPSGSAPAVEAAPIVEAPKAEVKVEAPKAAPVATSYASGTPSPAARKILDEKNIAPASIQGTGKDGRITKDDAVNAVPSMGTPTGGSRGSERTKLSMLRRKVAERLVAAKNDTAMLTTFNEVNMTPINTLRNEYKDAFKAKHGGIGLGYMSFFTKAVTRALQLYPDVNSMMDGDYKIGYDFCDISIAVSGPKGLMVPVVRNAENLTFRGIEADIKRLAIKARDGQITVDDMTGGTFTITNGGVFGSMLSTPIINPPQSGILGMHNIIERPIAVNGKVEIHPMMYVALSYDHRIIDGRESVGFLVAVKEALENPVALLCDNNPKKAFEL; this is translated from the coding sequence ATGATTTTAGAAATGAAAGTCCCATCACCAGGGGAATCTATAAAAGAAGTTGAAATTGCAACTTGGTTAGTAAAAGACGGAGATTATGTAGAAAAAGACCAAGCTATTGCTGAAGTTGATTCGGATAAAGCAACATTAGAACTTCCGGCAGAAGCTAGTGGAATTATCACATTAAAAGCAGAAGAAGGTGACGCAGTTGCTGTAGGTGCAGTTGTTTGTTTAATTGATACCAGTGCTGCAAAACCATCAGGTTCAGCTCCAGCCGTTGAAGCTGCTCCAATAGTAGAAGCTCCAAAAGCTGAGGTTAAAGTTGAGGCTCCAAAAGCTGCTCCAGTAGCAACATCATATGCTTCCGGAACTCCTTCGCCAGCTGCCCGAAAAATATTAGACGAAAAAAATATCGCTCCAGCATCAATTCAAGGAACTGGAAAAGATGGAAGAATCACTAAAGATGATGCTGTAAATGCAGTGCCGTCAATGGGAACTCCAACTGGAGGATCTCGTGGTTCTGAACGCACTAAATTATCAATGTTGCGTCGTAAAGTAGCAGAAAGATTAGTTGCAGCGAAAAATGATACCGCTATGTTAACTACTTTCAATGAAGTAAACATGACGCCAATCAATACTTTGCGTAATGAGTACAAAGATGCATTCAAAGCAAAGCATGGTGGAATTGGTTTGGGATACATGTCATTCTTTACAAAAGCAGTTACAAGAGCGTTGCAATTGTATCCGGATGTAAATTCTATGATGGACGGTGATTATAAAATAGGGTACGATTTCTGCGATATTTCAATTGCAGTTTCTGGACCAAAAGGACTTATGGTTCCTGTAGTTCGCAATGCTGAAAACTTGACTTTCCGTGGAATTGAAGCGGATATTAAACGTTTGGCTATTAAAGCACGTGACGGACAAATTACGGTTGATGATATGACCGGAGGAACGTTCACAATTACTAACGGTGGTGTTTTTGGAAGTATGTTGAGTACGCCAATTATCAATCCTCCACAATCAGGAATCCTTGGAATGCACAACATTATTGAGCGCCCTATCGCTGTTAACGGTAAAGTAGAAATTCACCCAATGATGTATGTGGCACTTTCTTATGACCACAGAATTATTGATGGTCGTGAGTCTGTTGGTTTCTTAGTGGCCGTAAAAGAAGCTTTAGAGAATCCAGTTGCATTATTATGTGATAACAATCCTAAAAAAGCATTTGAATTGTAA
- a CDS encoding TCR/Tet family MFS transporter produces MASNKKQAAIGFIFITMLIDITGWGIIIPVIPKLIKELIHGDVSDAAKYGGWLTFAYAITQFMFAPLIGNLSDKFGRRPIILISLFAFSLDYILLAFAPTITWLFIGRVIAGLTGASISTASAYIADVSTPENRAKNFGMIGVAFGLGFIIGPVIGGVLGHYGSRIPFYAAAVLCLLNFLYGYFILPESLSKENRRPVNLKRANPIGVFFNLKKYPSLYGLLFALFLIYVAGHAVESNWSYFTMYKFSWDEKMVGISLGVVGVLVSLVQGGLIRWTSRKLGNEKSIYIGMVLYTIGMFLFAFASESWMMFLFLIPYCLAGIAGPALRAIISNHVLPSEQGEIQGTIASLTSAATIIGPPVMSSLFYYFTHKGSPFEFAGMPFILGGLLMMISGIVAYFSLKKYGASNTNID; encoded by the coding sequence ATGGCGTCAAATAAAAAGCAAGCTGCTATCGGCTTTATCTTCATCACAATGTTAATTGATATAACTGGTTGGGGAATTATCATTCCGGTTATTCCAAAATTGATTAAAGAATTAATTCATGGCGATGTTAGTGATGCAGCAAAATATGGAGGTTGGTTAACATTTGCTTATGCAATAACTCAATTTATGTTTGCTCCTTTAATTGGTAATTTGAGCGATAAATTTGGGCGAAGACCCATAATATTAATTTCGCTTTTTGCCTTTTCATTGGATTATATATTGTTGGCATTTGCCCCAACGATTACATGGTTATTTATAGGAAGAGTAATTGCAGGATTAACTGGTGCGAGTATTTCAACCGCTTCAGCGTATATAGCTGATGTGAGTACGCCAGAGAATAGAGCCAAAAACTTCGGAATGATTGGTGTGGCTTTTGGTCTAGGATTTATAATTGGACCCGTAATAGGAGGTGTTTTGGGGCATTACGGATCTAGGATTCCGTTTTATGCTGCGGCAGTTTTGTGCTTGCTGAATTTCTTATACGGTTATTTTATTTTGCCCGAATCATTATCAAAAGAAAATAGAAGACCTGTTAATTTAAAAAGAGCTAATCCAATTGGTGTTTTTTTTAATTTAAAGAAATACCCCTCATTATATGGATTATTGTTTGCTCTGTTTTTAATTTATGTCGCTGGACATGCGGTAGAAAGTAACTGGAGTTATTTTACAATGTACAAATTTAGTTGGGACGAAAAAATGGTCGGAATTTCGCTGGGCGTTGTTGGAGTTTTAGTAAGTCTGGTTCAGGGAGGATTGATACGATGGACTAGTCGAAAACTAGGAAATGAAAAAAGTATTTATATTGGAATGGTATTATATACTATTGGAATGTTTTTATTTGCTTTTGCTTCAGAAAGTTGGATGATGTTTCTCTTTTTGATTCCGTATTGTCTTGCAGGAATCGCTGGTCCAGCATTGAGAGCTATAATTTCAAATCATGTTTTGCCATCAGAACAAGGGGAAATTCAAGGAACAATAGCGAGTTTAACGAGTGCCGCAACTATTATTGGACCACCAGTAATGTCGAGTCTTTTCTATTATTTTACGCATAAAGGTTCGCCATTTGAATTTGCTGGAATGCCATTTATTCTCGGAGGTTTGTTGATGATGATTAGTGGTATTGTTGCTTATTTTTCGTTAAAAAAGTATGGTGCTTCAAATACAAACATTGATTAA
- a CDS encoding T9SS type A sorting domain-containing protein gives MKKITFIALVVFSLIGNAFNAISQNTVTVSGSSAWIGYANVFGLDGTSYEFGSGWGLADVKSVVNIGTNSVTLYPNFNTYANAVTPTDIAYWRNGSIGNKIFEGNTFVENAALAGQVLTFSGNVVSNTLASGYTAVAFIKGLNPATGYSADVNVSVPLVSGQAFTVTTTTAIPAGLIVQYGFTIKGLNGNPANEVALGNVVVGPSTSGSTPLTQMSLPVTFDETTVDYGLIGFGGAEASTVVEDPTLSSNKVVKVIKSAGAQTWAGSTVTAAAELGFSPKIPFTLTDTKMNIRVWSPNAGIQVRLKVEDHTDKNITCETEATVTTASGWQTLEFNFANQATGTPALDVTKNFDKASIFFNFGVSGATAGEKTYYFDDVKFGAAPSAPVELTQMSLPVTFDETTVDYGLIGFGGAEASTVVVDPTLSSNKVVKVIKSAGAQTWAGSTVTAAAELGFSPKIPFTLTDTKMNIRVWSPNAGIQVRLKVEDHTDKNITCETEATVTTASGWQTLEFNFANQATGTPALDVTKNFDKASIFFNFGVTGATAGEKTYYFDDVKFGAAPSAPVELTQMSLPVTFDETTVDYGLIGFGGAEASTVVEDPTLSSNKVVKVIKSAGAQTWAGTTVTAAAELGFSPKIPFTLTDTKMNVRVWSPNAGIQVRLKVEDHTDKNITCETEATVTTASGWQTLEFNFANQATGTAALDVTKNFDKASIFFNFGVTGATAGEKTYYFDDVKFGAAPVETGGLALPIDFESSTITYAFTDFDGGTATKIANPQSSGINTSATVGQMVKGDGATWAGSYITMPSAIDFSTKKIFKVKVWSPVAGKKLLLKFEGAGAAFEKLSTAVTAANTWEELTFDFTGLTVNNLNNKIVLMFDFGTVGDGSANSTYLFDDITQSAASGPVSDPVTLPLTFESSSVNYSFIDFDGGAVTKIANPQSSGSNTSATVAQMVKGAGAAWAGSKIIMASPIDFSVNKIFKVKVWSPVAGKKLLLKFEGAGAAFELESAPIATANTWQELTFDYTSVAGVNNLNNQIVFIFDLGTVGDGSANSTYLFDDVVQTNTLSVAKFERTSVKMYPNPVKSTLTIDANSTIEKVAVYNLLGQEVLVRNPKSNSTTLQTGELQKGVYIVRTNVDGNVTTSKIIKD, from the coding sequence ATGAAGAAAATTACTTTTATTGCATTAGTTGTATTTTCCTTGATTGGAAATGCTTTTAATGCCATATCACAAAACACAGTAACCGTTAGCGGAAGTTCTGCTTGGATTGGATATGCCAATGTGTTTGGCTTAGACGGAACATCCTACGAGTTTGGTAGCGGATGGGGACTCGCTGATGTTAAGTCGGTAGTCAATATCGGTACAAATTCAGTAACCCTCTATCCTAATTTTAATACCTATGCAAATGCAGTAACTCCTACCGATATTGCTTATTGGCGAAACGGCTCTATTGGTAACAAAATATTTGAAGGGAACACATTTGTTGAAAATGCTGCTTTAGCAGGACAAGTACTTACTTTTTCGGGAAATGTTGTGAGTAATACTTTGGCTTCAGGATATACGGCTGTAGCTTTTATCAAGGGATTAAATCCTGCTACAGGATACAGTGCAGATGTTAATGTTTCGGTGCCTTTAGTGAGTGGTCAAGCTTTTACAGTTACAACAACTACTGCAATTCCTGCAGGATTAATTGTTCAATACGGATTCACAATAAAAGGATTAAATGGAAATCCAGCTAATGAAGTTGCTTTAGGTAATGTAGTAGTTGGCCCTAGTACAAGTGGTTCAACTCCATTAACTCAAATGAGTCTTCCGGTTACTTTTGACGAAACAACTGTAGATTATGGTTTAATAGGATTTGGAGGAGCAGAAGCTTCTACTGTAGTTGAAGATCCAACTTTATCTTCTAATAAAGTGGTAAAAGTGATTAAGTCTGCAGGCGCTCAAACTTGGGCGGGTTCAACTGTTACTGCAGCAGCTGAATTAGGTTTTTCACCTAAAATTCCATTTACGTTAACCGATACAAAAATGAATATTCGTGTTTGGTCTCCAAATGCGGGAATTCAAGTGCGTTTAAAAGTGGAAGATCATACCGATAAAAATATTACTTGTGAAACAGAAGCTACGGTAACAACAGCAAGCGGATGGCAGACTTTAGAATTTAATTTTGCGAATCAAGCTACAGGAACACCAGCTTTAGATGTTACAAAAAACTTTGATAAAGCTTCTATTTTCTTCAATTTTGGAGTTTCAGGAGCTACAGCAGGAGAGAAAACATACTATTTTGATGATGTGAAATTTGGAGCTGCTCCATCTGCACCAGTTGAATTAACTCAAATGAGTCTTCCGGTTACCTTTGACGAGACAACTGTAGATTATGGTTTAATAGGATTTGGAGGAGCAGAAGCTTCTACTGTAGTTGTAGACCCAACTTTATCTTCTAATAAAGTGGTAAAAGTGATTAAGTCTGCAGGCGCTCAAACTTGGGCGGGTTCAACTGTTACTGCAGCAGCTGAATTAGGTTTTTCACCTAAAATTCCATTTACGTTAACCGATACAAAAATGAATATTCGTGTTTGGTCTCCAAATGCTGGAATTCAAGTGCGTTTAAAAGTGGAAGATCATACCGATAAAAATATTACTTGTGAAACAGAAGCTACGGTAACAACAGCAAGCGGATGGCAGACTTTAGAATTTAATTTTGCGAATCAAGCTACAGGAACACCAGCTTTAGATGTTACAAAAAACTTTGATAAAGCTTCTATTTTCTTCAATTTTGGAGTTACAGGAGCTACAGCAGGAGAAAAAACATACTATTTTGATGATGTGAAATTTGGAGCTGCTCCATCTGCACCAGTTGAATTAACTCAAATGAGTCTTCCGGTTACTTTTGACGAAACAACTGTAGATTATGGTTTAATAGGATTTGGAGGAGCAGAAGCTTCTACTGTAGTTGAAGATCCAACTTTATCTTCTAATAAAGTGGTAAAAGTGATTAAGTCTGCAGGCGCTCAAACTTGGGCGGGTACTACAGTTACTGCAGCAGCTGAATTAGGTTTTTCACCTAAAATTCCATTTACGTTAACCGATACAAAAATGAATGTTCGTGTTTGGTCTCCAAATGCTGGAATTCAAGTGCGTTTAAAAGTGGAAGATCATACCGATAAAAATATTACTTGTGAAACAGAAGCTACGGTAACAACAGCAAGCGGATGGCAGACTTTAGAATTTAATTTTGCGAATCAAGCTACAGGAACAGCCGCTTTAGATGTTACAAAAAACTTTGATAAAGCTTCTATTTTCTTCAATTTTGGAGTTACAGGAGCTACAGCTGGAGAGAAAACATATTATTTTGATGATGTGAAATTCGGTGCTGCGCCAGTAGAAACAGGCGGTTTGGCACTTCCTATAGATTTTGAATCATCAACTATTACTTATGCATTCACTGATTTTGACGGTGGTACAGCTACAAAAATTGCAAACCCACAAAGCTCAGGAATCAATACTAGTGCTACTGTTGGACAAATGGTTAAAGGAGACGGAGCTACTTGGGCAGGAAGTTATATTACGATGCCTTCGGCAATTGATTTCTCTACTAAAAAAATATTCAAAGTAAAAGTATGGTCTCCGGTAGCAGGTAAAAAACTACTGTTGAAGTTTGAAGGAGCTGGTGCTGCTTTTGAAAAATTATCGACTGCTGTTACTGCTGCCAATACATGGGAAGAATTAACTTTTGACTTTACAGGTTTAACGGTTAATAATTTGAATAATAAAATCGTCTTGATGTTTGATTTTGGAACTGTAGGTGATGGGTCAGCAAATTCAACGTATTTATTTGATGATATAACACAATCTGCTGCAAGTGGACCTGTTTCGGATCCTGTTACTTTACCTTTAACTTTCGAATCCTCTTCAGTTAATTATAGTTTTATTGATTTTGATGGTGGTGCAGTTACAAAAATTGCCAATCCTCAAAGCAGTGGATCCAATACCAGTGCTACTGTTGCACAAATGGTAAAAGGAGCCGGAGCAGCATGGGCTGGTAGTAAAATCATAATGGCATCTCCTATTGATTTTTCTGTAAATAAAATATTTAAAGTGAAAGTTTGGTCTCCTGTTGCTGGTAAAAAATTATTGTTGAAGTTTGAAGGTGCAGGTGCCGCTTTTGAATTAGAATCAGCTCCAATAGCAACAGCAAACACTTGGCAGGAATTAACGTTTGATTATACATCTGTAGCTGGAGTGAATAATTTGAATAATCAAATCGTCTTCATATTCGATTTAGGAACAGTAGGAGACGGAAGCGCAAATTCAACGTATTTATTTGATGATGTTGTTCAAACGAATACTTTATCAGTTGCTAAATTTGAACGTACTTCTGTTAAGATGTATCCAAATCCAGTTAAAAGCACATTGACAATTGATGCTAACAGCACTATTGAAAAAGTAGCAGTTTATAATCTTTTAGGTCAGGAAGTTTTAGTAAGAAATCCAAAAAGCAATTCTACAACGTTACAAACGGGTGAACTTCAAAAAGGAGTGTATATCGTTAGAACAAATGTTGACGGAAATGTGACGACTTCTAAAATTATTAAGGATTAA
- a CDS encoding retropepsin-like aspartic protease, producing the protein MKDLQDILKKEKYKKIKFKITKTQHLLIKAKINGVTGNFILDTGASSSCVGFESVDFFLLEAKKSKTKASGAGANGMFTQIAFKNQLQLGSWKDSDFELVIFDLSHVNEALTQHKAKPVHGIIGADILMKGKAIVDYYNHYLYLLK; encoded by the coding sequence ATGAAAGACCTTCAAGATATTCTTAAAAAAGAAAAATACAAGAAAATAAAATTTAAGATTACCAAAACGCAACATCTTTTGATAAAAGCAAAAATCAACGGTGTCACAGGAAATTTTATTTTAGATACAGGAGCTTCCAGCAGTTGTGTGGGTTTTGAAAGTGTCGATTTCTTTTTATTGGAAGCTAAAAAATCTAAAACTAAAGCTTCCGGTGCTGGCGCCAATGGTATGTTTACCCAAATTGCTTTCAAAAATCAATTGCAATTAGGCTCTTGGAAAGATTCTGATTTTGAGCTCGTTATTTTCGACTTATCACATGTAAATGAAGCATTGACACAACATAAAGCAAAACCGGTTCACGGAATAATAGGCGCTGATATCTTGATGAAAGGGAAAGCCATTGTAGATTATTACAACCACTATTTGTATTTACTGAAATAA
- a CDS encoding TatD family hydrolase, with protein sequence METKTIITDTHTHLYSEEFDQDRNEMIQRAIDAGVSRFFIPAIDSSCTASMYDLERNHPENVFLMMGLHPTYVKDNYLEELQHVEQELAKRKFYAVGEIGIDLYWDKTHLKEQQIAFKRQIQLAKHYKLPIVIHCREAFDEIFEILEEEKSPELFGIFHCFSGTYEQALQAISYNMKLGIGGVVTFKNGKIDQFLSQINLKHIVLETDSPYLAPIPFRGKRNESSYLVNVVAKLSQIYSVSENEIAAITTENSKDIFGI encoded by the coding sequence TTGGAAACAAAAACAATAATCACAGATACCCACACGCATTTATATTCAGAAGAATTTGATCAGGACCGAAACGAAATGATTCAACGTGCAATTGATGCCGGTGTTTCGCGGTTTTTTATTCCGGCGATCGATTCCAGTTGTACAGCATCTATGTATGATTTAGAACGCAATCATCCCGAAAATGTATTCTTAATGATGGGTTTGCATCCAACGTATGTGAAGGATAATTATCTCGAAGAATTGCAACATGTGGAACAGGAATTAGCCAAAAGAAAATTCTATGCGGTAGGTGAAATTGGAATCGATTTGTATTGGGATAAAACCCATTTAAAAGAACAACAAATCGCTTTCAAAAGACAAATACAATTAGCCAAACACTACAAATTGCCTATTGTGATTCATTGCCGGGAAGCTTTTGATGAAATTTTTGAAATTTTAGAAGAAGAAAAATCACCGGAATTATTTGGTATTTTTCATTGTTTCTCAGGAACATATGAGCAGGCTTTACAAGCAATTTCGTATAACATGAAACTGGGAATAGGGGGAGTTGTTACGTTCAAAAACGGAAAAATTGATCAGTTTTTGAGCCAAATCAATTTGAAACATATTGTTCTTGAAACCGATTCGCCATATTTAGCGCCAATTCCTTTTAGAGGCAAAAGAAATGAAAGCAGTTATTTAGTAAATGTTGTTGCCAAGCTGTCACAAATTTATAGTGTTTCCGAAAACGAAATTGCAGCAATAACAACCGAAAATTCGAAAGATATATTCGGGATTTAA